The following are encoded in a window of Bacteroidota bacterium genomic DNA:
- a CDS encoding cation diffusion facilitator family transporter translates to MKTKEYKKKVGVARLSILSNTTLILIKLLAGIFSGSVSIISEAIHSSMDLMAAVIAFFSVRVSGNPPDKKHPYGHGKFENISGVIEALLIFIAAVWIIYEAIHKLYNPAEIKNIEVGAIVMIISALVNVFVSRKLYKVAKETDSVALEADALHLKTDVLTSAGVAVGLLLILVTGNKYPFLDPVVAIIVALFIIYEAFVLLKKAYNPLLDTTLPDDEVELITGAINKHIQENMAWHQLRTRKSGNYSYADFHLEVPESLSVKSSHQLCDDIEAEIRSHFHNIEVQIHIEPMPSVSEEQQ, encoded by the coding sequence ATGAAAACAAAAGAGTACAAGAAAAAAGTCGGTGTTGCAAGACTTTCAATCTTATCAAATACAACACTTATTCTTATTAAGCTGCTGGCAGGGATTTTCAGTGGTTCGGTAAGTATTATTTCCGAAGCTATTCATTCATCAATGGATCTGATGGCGGCTGTTATTGCCTTCTTCTCGGTGCGTGTATCGGGCAATCCACCGGATAAAAAGCATCCATACGGACACGGAAAGTTTGAGAATATTTCGGGCGTAATTGAAGCACTGCTTATTTTTATTGCTGCCGTCTGGATTATTTATGAAGCCATTCACAAGCTTTATAATCCTGCAGAAATAAAGAATATAGAAGTTGGCGCGATTGTAATGATTATTTCAGCATTGGTCAATGTTTTTGTTTCGCGGAAATTATATAAAGTAGCCAAAGAAACTGATTCTGTAGCGCTGGAGGCAGACGCACTTCACCTTAAAACGGATGTGCTCACTTCGGCAGGCGTTGCAGTAGGACTTTTACTCATCCTTGTTACCGGAAATAAATATCCATTTCTGGATCCGGTGGTTGCCATCATCGTTGCCTTATTCATTATTTACGAGGCCTTTGTTCTTCTGAAAAAGGCTTACAACCCGCTGCTTGACACCACCCTGCCCGACGATGAAGTGGAGCTAATAACGGGCGCAATCAACAAACACATTCAGGAAAACATGGCCTGGCATCAGCTTAGGACGCGCAAATCGGGTAATTACAGCTACGCTGACTTTCATCTTGAAGTGCCCGAATCATTGAGTGTAAAAAGCTCGCATCAGCTTTGCGATGATATTGAAGCCGAGATCAGGAGCCATTTTCACAACATCGAGGTTCAGATTCACATTGAACCAATGCCATCGGTGAGCGAAGAACAGCAATAA
- a CDS encoding TraB/GumN family protein: MKIQKLFNFRMLLVAVLWLFQSIPVSAQLNQKSLLWEISGNGLKQKSYLFGTIHIISKKEFFLTDVMKEKFKSCDALATEVNMDIPLGEQLKMAQSALLPESHTIEDLIEVSAFEALRSFMIDSLGISKSKFKKYIRLKPFFLSAVLSSKMSGKVVAYEKVFFKMAKRNHMQTLGLETLEYQMSLVNAVPNDQQAKTLISGLGSLSDFRKSEKAMVDAYKDQDIDKLYEFITSQSSTDKSFEQDFITTRNHNWVPVIKKMISEQSTFIAVGAGHLGGPGGMVQLLLKEGYNVTAVQ; encoded by the coding sequence ATGAAAATCCAAAAACTGTTTAACTTCCGGATGCTGCTCGTTGCAGTATTATGGCTATTCCAGAGCATTCCTGTTTCGGCACAGCTTAATCAAAAATCACTCCTGTGGGAAATTTCCGGCAACGGGCTTAAGCAAAAAAGCTATCTGTTCGGAACGATTCATATTATCAGCAAAAAAGAGTTTTTCCTTACGGATGTGATGAAAGAGAAATTCAAATCGTGCGATGCGCTTGCTACCGAAGTAAATATGGACATTCCACTCGGCGAACAATTAAAGATGGCACAGAGCGCGCTCCTGCCCGAATCGCATACTATTGAAGACCTGATTGAGGTTTCAGCGTTTGAAGCTTTGCGTTCATTTATGATTGACAGTCTTGGTATCAGCAAATCAAAATTCAAAAAGTATATTCGTCTGAAGCCGTTTTTCCTCAGTGCCGTGCTGAGCTCAAAAATGTCGGGGAAGGTCGTGGCGTATGAAAAAGTATTTTTTAAGATGGCGAAAAGGAATCATATGCAAACACTCGGCCTGGAAACACTGGAATATCAGATGTCGCTGGTAAATGCGGTTCCCAACGACCAGCAGGCTAAAACGCTTATTTCAGGACTTGGTTCCTTAAGCGATTTTCGCAAGTCAGAAAAAGCGATGGTTGATGCCTATAAAGACCAGGATATCGACAAATTATATGAGTTCATTACATCACAATCGTCGACAGACAAGTCATTTGAGCAGGATTTTATTACCACGCGCAATCACAACTGGGTACCGGTAATTAAAAAAATGATTTCGGAGCAAAGCACTTTTATTGCGGTAGGCGCCGGTCATCTTGGCGGACCCGGCGGAATGGTACAGCTTTTATTAAAAGAAGGTTATAATGTAACAGCTGTGCAATAA
- a CDS encoding ABC transporter substrate-binding protein, producing the protein MKKLAYLYVFITLLWSCSGNHNSIETRTVFRYNESAGITSLDPAFARDQAHIWADNQLFNGLVQLNDKLEVTPCIARSWEISDSGLVYSFHLRNDVYFHNDPLFPQGKGRKVTAGDFKYSFNRITSDALASPGAWIFNNVATSADGSYKFEAVNDSLFRITLKQPFPPFAGLLSMQYCSVVPHEVVDYYGKDFRKHPVGTGPFKFQMWKEGVKLVLLKNENYFEFDKGKRLPYLDAVAITFIADKQSVFLEFIKGKLDFMSGIDASYKDEMLTPAGKLNPKYNNSIRLITQPYLNTEYLGFMVDEHLDASKTSPLRMKAVRQAINYGFDRVKMMKYLRNNIGTPGIYGFIPPGMPSFDSSAVKGYNYNPDLSRKLLAAAGYPNGKGLPPITLSATASYLDLCQYIQQQLGEIGIKIQIDVNPPATLREMIAKSKATWFRASWIADYPDAENYLSLFCTNNFCPKGPNYTHFSNTSYDKLFGRSQLETNDSIRAQLYRSMDRLIIEEAPVVILYYDQVLRFVQHNIEGLGSNPMNLLVLKNVKKN; encoded by the coding sequence ATGAAGAAGCTGGCTTATCTGTACGTTTTTATAACGTTGCTGTGGTCGTGTTCGGGCAATCACAATTCAATCGAAACACGAACTGTTTTCCGCTATAATGAATCGGCAGGAATTACTTCACTTGATCCGGCTTTTGCCCGCGATCAGGCTCATATCTGGGCAGACAATCAGTTGTTCAACGGTCTTGTTCAGCTCAATGATAAACTGGAAGTGACACCCTGCATCGCGCGTTCTTGGGAGATAAGCGACAGCGGTCTGGTGTATTCATTTCATCTTCGCAATGATGTTTATTTTCACAACGACCCTTTGTTTCCTCAGGGAAAAGGACGAAAAGTAACAGCGGGAGATTTTAAATACAGTTTTAACCGCATCACGAGCGATGCCCTTGCATCGCCCGGCGCCTGGATATTTAATAATGTTGCAACTTCTGCCGACGGCAGCTACAAATTTGAAGCCGTGAACGATTCACTTTTCAGAATTACGCTGAAACAGCCGTTTCCGCCGTTCGCGGGACTTCTGTCGATGCAGTACTGCTCTGTGGTGCCCCATGAAGTGGTCGATTATTATGGTAAAGATTTCAGGAAACATCCTGTCGGCACCGGTCCGTTTAAATTTCAAATGTGGAAAGAAGGTGTGAAGCTGGTGCTGCTTAAAAATGAAAATTATTTTGAATTTGATAAAGGAAAGCGTCTGCCATACCTCGATGCCGTCGCCATTACATTTATTGCCGATAAACAATCTGTTTTTCTCGAATTCATCAAGGGCAAGCTCGATTTCATGTCGGGTATCGATGCCAGTTACAAAGACGAAATGCTTACACCGGCAGGTAAACTGAATCCTAAATACAATAATAGTATCAGGCTGATAACGCAACCTTATCTGAATACGGAATATCTGGGTTTTATGGTCGATGAACATCTGGATGCCTCTAAAACAAGCCCTTTGCGGATGAAAGCGGTAAGGCAGGCAATAAACTACGGATTTGACCGCGTCAAGATGATGAAGTATTTACGCAATAATATCGGCACGCCCGGAATTTATGGCTTTATTCCACCCGGAATGCCGTCGTTCGACAGCAGCGCTGTTAAGGGCTATAATTATAACCCCGACCTTTCGCGCAAACTGCTTGCCGCTGCCGGTTATCCGAACGGTAAAGGACTTCCGCCAATCACGCTTTCGGCAACGGCCTCGTATCTGGATTTGTGTCAGTATATCCAGCAGCAATTGGGCGAGATAGGAATCAAAATTCAAATCGATGTGAATCCGCCCGCCACTTTAAGGGAAATGATTGCCAAGTCAAAGGCAACCTGGTTTCGCGCCTCATGGATTGCCGATTATCCGGATGCCGAAAATTATCTTTCACTGTTTTGTACCAACAACTTTTGTCCGAAAGGGCCTAATTACACTCACTTTTCAAATACATCTTACGACAAGCTGTTCGGCCGGTCTCAACTTGAAACCAATGATTCAATAAGGGCACAGTTATACCGCAGCATGGACCGCCTTATTATTGAGGAGGCGCCGGTAGTTATTCTTTATTACGACCAGGTATTGCGATTTGTGCAGCATAATATAGAAGGTCTCGGAAGCAACCCCATGAATCTGCTTGTTCTGAAAAATGTAAAGAAAAATTAG
- a CDS encoding secondary thiamine-phosphate synthase enzyme YjbQ yields MKSYRKELWFNTEKRYQFVHITQQVQQAVRESGISEGMCLVNAMHITASVFINDNEGGLHQDYLEWLEKLAPYSRDGYHHNVGEDNGDAHLKRQIMGREVVIAITSGSLDLGPWEAVFYGEFDGKRKKRVLIKIIGE; encoded by the coding sequence ATGAAATCTTATCGTAAAGAACTTTGGTTCAATACCGAAAAAAGATACCAGTTCGTTCACATCACACAACAGGTACAGCAAGCCGTTCGCGAAAGCGGCATCAGTGAAGGCATGTGCCTCGTAAACGCTATGCACATCACGGCAAGTGTATTTATCAACGATAATGAAGGCGGTCTGCATCAGGACTATCTTGAATGGCTCGAAAAACTGGCACCCTACAGCCGCGATGGTTACCACCACAATGTTGGGGAAGATAACGGTGATGCTCATCTCAAACGTCAGATTATGGGCAGGGAAGTGGTGATTGCCATTACCAGCGGTTCCCTGGACCTTGGGCCCTGGGAAGCCGTATTTTACGGCGAATTTGACGGAAAAAGAAAAAAACGCGTGCTTATCAAGATTATTGGAGAATAG
- a CDS encoding prolyl oligopeptidase family serine peptidase translates to MKRNIIVLFLLIVAIPAVSFSQSNGKKPLDHSVYLKWKTVKHAIISNDGKWASYEINPLKGDGWLYFVNLTTFVKDSVARGCDAVFSPMGSYVTFKIKQPEDSIRKLKLAKKKDDELPKDSLGVYKMSTRNIVRFERVKSFKIPEKSGGWMAYQLEEKLEKKDTDKAKKADSVPVKKEKHSKKKKQSGTELVVLNPMTGASVTFENVTEYSFSENGSLLGIITVKKDSIDSTSVKVFHTTNSHALTLLNAAGSAKSIAIDTAGKQLTFLFSADTGSAKVFNLYYSSSALRKLVDTLSQGMPKGWSASENQRPSFSDDGSLLYFGTAPKPLTEPKDTLLDDEKIKLDLWAWTDGRLQSQQLKDLDADKKKSFTAVWDFTQNKMIQLADDSLSSISLLNNNLNVALGFNGKKYEKFQSWIGEEMRDVYIVDVKSGKRKLVLAQKQYAVSMSPFGKYIIYYNEADSAWYSYATSDATTTCLTKNLGVPFYDEDNDTPAKPSPYGIAGWCENDRYLLIYDRYDIWKADPSGKEKPVNLTGSYGRKNNIQLRIVKTNSELDYLESNKPLLLRGFDKVNRNTGFFQGGWKPASPKIIVENACSYDFTVKAKNADKVIFTMQNFTMYPDLWASNMKFEKPVRISMANPQQQEYLWGSVELVTWKSYDGSRLEGLLYKPANFDASKKYPAIVYFYEKYSDQLNNHWIPSPSRSIVNPAFYTSNGYVIFMPDITYTTGQPGKSAYDDIMSGTDFICSLSFVDANRLGIQGQSWGGYQVSYMVTQTSRYKAAMSGAGVCDMVSAYGGIRWESGISRMWQYETAQSRIGKTLWENPELYIKNSPIFFADKVQTPLLMMNNDNDGAVPWQQGIEYFSALRRLSKPVWMLNYNGDAHNLEKWPNRVDLSIRMKEFFDFYLKDAPEPTWMKTGIPAIDKGKKLNY, encoded by the coding sequence TTGAAAAGAAATATAATTGTTCTGTTCTTACTTATTGTCGCTATACCCGCTGTTAGCTTCTCTCAATCGAACGGGAAGAAACCACTAGATCACAGTGTTTACCTGAAGTGGAAAACTGTTAAACATGCTATTATTTCAAACGATGGCAAATGGGCGTCGTACGAGATTAATCCGTTGAAAGGCGATGGCTGGCTGTACTTTGTAAATCTCACAACTTTTGTAAAAGACTCTGTTGCGCGCGGCTGTGACGCGGTTTTCTCGCCTATGGGCAGCTACGTTACCTTTAAAATAAAACAGCCCGAAGACAGTATCCGCAAACTTAAACTGGCGAAGAAAAAAGACGATGAGTTACCCAAAGATTCGCTGGGCGTTTATAAAATGAGCACACGGAATATTGTCCGTTTTGAACGGGTTAAATCTTTCAAAATACCTGAAAAATCAGGCGGTTGGATGGCTTATCAACTTGAAGAAAAACTGGAGAAGAAAGATACCGACAAAGCTAAAAAAGCAGACAGTGTTCCTGTTAAAAAGGAAAAGCACTCCAAAAAGAAAAAACAAAGCGGCACCGAACTGGTGGTGCTGAATCCGATGACCGGTGCATCCGTTACTTTTGAGAATGTTACCGAATATTCATTCTCAGAGAATGGCAGCTTATTGGGTATTATAACTGTCAAAAAAGATTCGATTGATTCTACTTCGGTCAAAGTGTTTCATACAACCAACAGTCATGCATTAACTCTGTTAAATGCTGCAGGTTCAGCTAAAAGTATCGCAATCGATACTGCCGGCAAACAACTTACGTTTTTGTTTTCGGCCGATACCGGAAGTGCGAAAGTGTTCAATTTGTATTATTCATCGTCGGCACTCCGGAAACTTGTTGATACGCTTTCGCAAGGCATGCCTAAAGGATGGAGCGCAAGCGAGAATCAAAGACCTTCATTTTCTGACGACGGCTCTTTGCTGTATTTTGGTACAGCCCCGAAACCCTTGACTGAGCCGAAAGACACACTTCTTGACGATGAAAAAATAAAACTCGATTTATGGGCGTGGACCGATGGTCGCCTACAGTCGCAGCAGCTCAAAGACCTCGATGCGGATAAAAAGAAATCCTTCACGGCCGTATGGGATTTTACACAGAATAAAATGATTCAGCTGGCCGACGACAGCTTGAGCAGCATATCGTTGCTCAACAACAATCTGAATGTTGCGCTTGGGTTTAATGGTAAAAAATATGAAAAATTCCAGTCGTGGATAGGGGAGGAAATGCGCGATGTATATATTGTAGATGTAAAATCGGGGAAGCGTAAACTGGTGCTTGCACAAAAGCAATATGCTGTCAGTATGTCGCCTTTTGGGAAGTACATTATATATTATAACGAAGCTGACAGTGCCTGGTATTCATACGCAACTTCCGATGCAACCACCACCTGCCTGACCAAAAATCTGGGCGTTCCTTTTTATGATGAAGATAATGATACGCCCGCAAAACCATCACCGTACGGCATTGCCGGCTGGTGCGAAAACGACCGTTATCTGCTGATTTACGACCGATATGATATCTGGAAAGCAGATCCTTCGGGAAAAGAGAAACCGGTGAATCTTACAGGCAGCTACGGACGGAAAAATAATATTCAGCTGAGAATTGTTAAAACCAACAGCGAGCTGGATTATCTGGAATCGAATAAGCCGCTGCTGTTGCGAGGATTTGATAAGGTTAACCGTAATACAGGCTTTTTTCAGGGCGGATGGAAACCCGCTTCACCAAAAATAATTGTTGAAAATGCCTGTTCATATGATTTTACGGTGAAGGCAAAAAATGCCGACAAAGTGATATTCACCATGCAAAATTTCACGATGTATCCCGATTTGTGGGCATCAAACATGAAATTTGAAAAGCCGGTAAGAATATCCATGGCAAACCCTCAGCAGCAGGAATATCTGTGGGGAAGCGTTGAACTGGTTACATGGAAATCATACGACGGCAGCCGGCTCGAAGGATTGCTTTATAAACCCGCAAATTTTGACGCGTCGAAAAAATATCCCGCCATTGTTTATTTTTATGAGAAATATTCCGACCAGCTCAACAATCACTGGATTCCTTCACCAAGTCGTTCCATCGTAAATCCGGCTTTCTACACAAGCAACGGCTATGTAATTTTCATGCCCGATATTACCTATACTACAGGTCAGCCGGGCAAATCAGCCTACGACGATATCATGAGCGGTACCGATTTTATCTGCTCTCTCAGTTTTGTCGATGCCAACAGATTAGGCATTCAGGGGCAGAGCTGGGGCGGCTATCAGGTTTCATACATGGTAACTCAAACCAGCCGTTACAAAGCAGCAATGTCAGGTGCCGGTGTTTGCGACATGGTAAGTGCATATGGCGGTATTCGCTGGGAATCGGGTATCAGCAGAATGTGGCAGTATGAAACTGCTCAAAGCAGGATTGGCAAAACGCTGTGGGAAAATCCTGAATTATACATTAAAAATTCGCCCATCTTCTTTGCCGACAAGGTGCAGACTCCATTGCTGATGATGAACAACGATAACGATGGTGCCGTTCCCTGGCAACAGGGCATTGAGTACTTTTCAGCCTTACGCAGGCTTTCAAAACCTGTATGGATGCTGAATTATAACGGCGATGCCCACAACCTCGAAAAATGGCCCAATCGGGTTGACCTCAGCATTCGTATGAAAGAATTCTTTGATTTCTACCTCAAAGATGCACCCGAACCCACGTGGATGAAAACCGGAATTCCTGCAATTGATAAGGGAAAGAAACTGAATTATTAA